The nucleotide window TCTGCGCGCATCCAGTTATGCATTGATAGATGCATGATTCTCCTTTCAAAAAGAATCAGAGGGTTTCTAGTAACGCCCGTTCTTCGGAGGTCCGAATCCAAGTTTTCCTGGATTCAGGATTCCGTCCGGATCCCACGCGTCTTTTACTCCAAGGAGTAAATCAAATGCGGCGCCATGCTGTACTCGCATGAAGCGCCCGAGCTTTAACCCAACACCGTGGTGTTCATTAAGTGAACCCCCGTTATCGAGGCTGGCCTTAATCGCAGCATCCCAAACTCGGTCGTGAAGAGCAATAGCTTCTTGAGGATCTTCTGGTCCATTATCAATATAAAAACGATCGTAAATCATTCCGCCCCATGGGAACCAGTGTGAAAAATGTGCGGTGTAGCGCGCTTTGTATTCAGAGAAGCCTTCTTCAATAACTTTTTTCTTCGCCCAATAAATCTTTTCTAGATCTTCAAAGCGAGCACATGTATCTGTCGTGCCAAAGACCTGCGGTGGCGCAGGAATATTGCCGTGCTTAAATGGTTCGTACTTACCGTCCCACCACATCTTGCCGATTTCAGGACCATATGACTTTCCACCAACTGCTTCGCAGAGTTTTGCAATCTCAGAACTTTCAAGTGCTGTGAGTGCTTTTTTACCATCGCACATGATGATGAGTAATACACCTTCTACGCCCAAGTTAAGCCATGATGAAAGTTTCGCGCTATCTGCTTCATCGTATAAGCGAATAACTGCTGGACGCCAACGATCTGTCATGATGCGACGGGCAGCTTCGATTCCTTCAGAAATATTTTTAAATCCGTAGGATAAGAACTCCATTGACTCTGGGATTCTTTCAATCCGCATAGATGCCTTGGTAATAATTCCAAGTGTTCCTTCAGAGCCAACAATTGCTTGCATAATGCCAGGACCAGATGCATGGTTTGGAACTTTCATCGTTTCCACAAGTTTTCCTGGTGGGACGGCTGCTTCTAATTGCAAAACTAGATCTTCTGCTTTTCCATATTTTGTTGAAACAACGCCAGATCCGCGAGCTGCTAAATAACCACCGAGTGTTGCACCGAAGTGAAAAGAGCCTGGGTAGTGCGGCATTGTTAAACCTTTAGCGTTAAGAATTTTCTCAAGCTCTGGTCCTTCAATTCCTGCTTCAGCAGTAACAATCATTGAAACTTCATCAATGTGCAAAACTTTATTGAGTCGGCGAAGATCCATTGCGATACCCCCGTAGATCGCAAATGTTCCACCTTGTGTACCTGAACCACCTCCGCGGGGCACAACTGGAATTTTGTATTCGCATGCAATACGCAAAACTTCTGCGACTTCTTCTGCAGTTCCTGGACGAACATAAATATCTGCAGTTGGTACAGGCAAAGACTTGTACTTGAGGTATTGCGAAATCCAAGACCAATCAGCAGATTGTTCGTGTAACAATGTTTCATCTGTATTTACATTCTCTGGTCCCACAACTGATGCAATCTCACGTTGAACCTGCGCAATTAAATACTGATCACGAATAGTGCTCTGGTCTAAGTCTCGCTTTTGGTACACCCGACGCCCCCTTGTTCCCTCATCTACCCTGTCTTCGTATTCCAACTTGTATACAAGTAAGGATGTTATGTGCCTCTTCCACCCCCGTCAAGGGTGTGGGCCAGAGTATTTTCAGGCGTTCTTAGGCGAAAATTTTGCCCGGATTTAAGATGCCTTTGGGATCTAAGGCCTTTTTGATCGAAAGCATGACTGCCATTGAGCCTGGGCCAGCCTCTTTTTCAAGGGATGAAATCTTGCCCGCGCCAATTCCATGCTCGCCCGTGCACGTTCCACCCATATCAATAATCGCATCAGTCATGTGGTGGGTGAGATCTCTAACTGCAGGTAACTCTTCGGGTTTATTCGGATCAGTAATTATGAAGGCGTGAAAATTCCCATCTGCCACGTGACCAAGAATCGAAAATGGAAATGCAGATTGGCTCAGAATTTTCTCAGTGAGCGCAACGGCTTCAGCTAATTTAGATAGCGGCACTGCAGCATCTGTACTTATCGCGCGCTTACCTGGATGCGCCGAAATTCCTGCCCAATATGCATTGTGACGTGCTTGCCATAATTTGCGACGAGCGCCTTCTTCAGATGTCCATTCAAAGTTTGTTCCGCCAAACTCTGCAGCAATTTCTTGAACGACGTGTGCATCCTCCTCAACGCTACGTGGGCTTCCATGAAATTCAAAGAGCAGCGTTGGAGCTTCTTCTAAATTAAGGCCATCATGGGCATTAACATTTTTTATGCATTGTGCGTCTAGAAATTCGCAGCGAGCAATTGCAACTCCTGAGCGCACAACTGCAATTGCTGCTTGGACGCCATCTGCCAAAGTTGGAAAGCGTGAGACTGCTGCAGCCATTTTTTCAGGAATGCCAAATACACGAAGAGTTATCTCCGTAACTATTGCCAAGGTTCCTTCTGATCCAACAATTAAACGTGTGAGGTCATACCCAGCAGATAACTTACGTGTTTCGCGCCCTGTTTCAATAATTGTTCCATCGGCTAACACCGCGGTTAATTTGAGAACATTTTCTCGCATTGAACCGTAGCGCACAGTTGTAGTGCCTGCTGCACCTGTTGAAGTCATTCCACCAATAGTTGCATCAGCGCCAGGATCAACAGAGAAAAACAAACCATCTGATGAAATCTTTTTATTCAGCGCCATGCGCTTTACACCTGCTTGCACACGAACAGTTAAATCATCTGGACTTATCTCAAGGATTTTGTCCATAGCGCTGAGATCTAATGAAATGCCACCAAAGAGTGGAAGAACATGGCCTTCCAGAGATGTTCCTGCGCCAAATGCCACAACTGGAATATCGTGGGAGTTGCAGTACTTTAAAACATCAGAGACTTCTTGCGTTGTGTGAACAGTAATAACTGCAGATGGCTTCACTGGTGGAAATGCTGATTCATCTCTGCCATGTAAATCTAGAACCGAATCATTTGTTGATATGCGACCATCAACGAGGGCGCCAAGTGCTGCTATTTGGTCAGTGGTTAGCTCTATACGTGTGCGCATTTTTTTACTTAGGCAGGTTCAAACTATGTAGTCCGCCATCAACAGCGAGGACGGTGCCAGTAGTTGATTTCTGTCCCGGATGCGCTAAATAAATAATTGCATTGGCTACTTCATCTGCGCTAACGAGTCTGCCCATTGGTTGACGCGCTTCAAGTGCTGCACGTTCTTTTGCAGGATCAGCTGCTTGCGATAACAAGCGACCTATCCATGGAGTTTCAGCTGTTCCAGGATTAACACAATTCACTCTGATTTTTTCTGGAAGCAAGTCTGCGGCCATTGCAAGGGTGAGTGACAAGATGGCACCTTTGCTTGCGCTATAGATTGCGCGCTTAGGCAGGCCCACAGTTGCAACAACTGAACATGTATTAACTATTGCTGCATCCGTGCTCTTGCGAAGTAAAGGAAGTGCAGCCGCGCTTACTCGAGATGTGCCAATCACATTTATGTTCAAAACTTTGTTCCACTCTTCAGTGGTTGCAGCTTCTACCCCGCCTTGTGCGCCAATACCTGCGTTATTAATGAGCACGTCAATCTTTGAAACTTTGCCTGCAATACTTGCAAAGGCTTTAGTCACTGATTCATCGCTTCCGATGTCGCACTCAATCCACGTGCCAACACCATCTAACTCCCCGGCGTTTAGATCTAATCCAAAAACTTGCGCGCCTAGTGCTTTTAGCTTCTTAGCAACGGCCAAACCAATTCCCGAGCCTGCACCTGTAATAACAACGTTAAATCCTTGAAAATCTGTACTCATTTACTTTCCGCCTTTCGAGTAAGCAACGAGCCTAGATTCAATTTCGCCAATTCCTTCGATGCCGGTGCGTAGAACATTTCCCGCACACAGATATTTTGGCGGCTTATAGCCAAGTCCTACGCCAAAGGGTGTTCCAGTATTAATAATATCTCCTGGGCATAGCTCCATGAATTGGCTGATGTACCAAATAATATGGTTGATTCCAAAGAGTAGATCATTTGTATTTGAATCTTGACGCATTTGACCATCTACGCTGCACCACAAACGAAGATTAGATCCATTAATTTCATCAGCAGTAACAACACATGGGCCAATCGGATTAAAAGTTGGGAATGATTTTCCTTTAACCCATTGTCCGGAACGCTCTAATTGCCAATGACGTTCGCTGACATCTTGGCTAATGGAATAACCCAAGATATGTTCTGGGGCTTGATCTGGTGACTCCAAATACAGAGCCTTCTTGCCAATCACAATAGCGAGTTCAACTTCATAATCTGTTGCTTCGCTATTTGGTGGAATAACAATGTCATCATTTGGACCAACCACACTGTCCGGTGCCTTCATAAAAATAATTGGCTCTTTAGGAGTCTCTGCGTTGGCTTCTTTAATATGTCCCAAATAATTAAGTCCAACGCAAATAACCTTCGTTGGATTTTGAATTGGCGCACCGATTCGACTCTTACCGAGTGGCTCAGAGGCAAGAGCAGATAAATCGGCAGCCGCTACCTTGCTGAGGGCACCATTTTCTAATTCACTACGTGACCAATCAGAGATGATTGAATCCACAAAAATTACAGTTTCACCAGAAATCACGGCAGCACGTTCTTTTCCAACTGCTCCGATGCGCGCGATTTTCAACGATTCAACTCTCTCTTGAAATAACTGATGAACTTAACCATATCGATGTGCGGGTAGTCCACTTAATCCCGTGCCAGTAACGGCAAGGATTTTTCCTGCTAACCCTTCTTTACTGCGATCAATACCCTGGCTAGCGCTTGTAACAATGAGAACATTTCCATCTGTTCCACCAAATGTGCATGATGTTGGCCTGCTTACTCCCAATTCAATCTCTGTTGCTTTTGTGCCATCAGGTTCATAAATTTCGACACGTCCACCATCCCACAACGCAACAACAATTTTTCCATCGGAGCTAACTGACATTCCATCTGGAATTCCTTTTGAAGTATCAAAGGTAATTAACTCGATTGGATTACTAATACGGCCCTGTACCGAATCAAAATCAAATCTCTTTAGTACTCCTGGAATGCTATCGATGTAATAAAAATAATGAGCATCTGGGCTCCAGCCCATTCCATTTGAAAGTGTGCATTTATCTAAAACACTTCTGTAAGAACCATCTTTTTCTAATACGTATAAAGATCCGCGTTCGGCTTCAAATGAAAGTGCGAGACTGCCTGCCCAGAAACGTCCAACAGGATCAACTTTTCCATCATTCATGCGCATGTCATCTGCAAGAAAAGAGTGCAACTGTGAGAATTTTCCATCGATACCAACAAAGGCAAAACCCTCTTGATTTGCTGCTACGTAATCTCCACCACGGGTGTGAGCAATAGCCCCAACCATTGATGGTGCGCTAAAACTCTGTGTTGCTCCAGTTTCTATATCTGCGGTGTGAAAAATATTTTGCGTGATATCTGTCCACGTTACGCAATTAGTTTGAGGACTCCAGATTGGGCCTTCACCCAAATCAGAAACCACTTCTGAAATCGCTCGAATATTCATGGCTACATAATTCGTGGATCTATATGAACTTTCGGGCCAACTCCAGCACCTTCAATTTTCTTGCCTGATAGAACATCAGAACTCTTTGATAAACCAACTGTTGCAGCAACGATTGGACGTGGATCAATTTCACCACGTGAATAGAAATCAATGGTTCCTTTTAAACCAGGCGATGCTGAGAGAATTCCAACTGCCGTGACATCTTTAAGTACAAGAGATCGACTATCTAGTGTGCTTGGTTCACCTGAAACTCCAATATAAACAACACGTCCGCCCGGTTCTACGCGGGCAAGTGCTTCCGCTGGAATCGCCGCGCTATTTGTGGCATCAATAATG belongs to Candidatus Planktophila limnetica and includes:
- a CDS encoding FAD-binding oxidoreductase yields the protein MYQKRDLDQSTIRDQYLIAQVQREIASVVGPENVNTDETLLHEQSADWSWISQYLKYKSLPVPTADIYVRPGTAEEVAEVLRIACEYKIPVVPRGGGSGTQGGTFAIYGGIAMDLRRLNKVLHIDEVSMIVTAEAGIEGPELEKILNAKGLTMPHYPGSFHFGATLGGYLAARGSGVVSTKYGKAEDLVLQLEAAVPPGKLVETMKVPNHASGPGIMQAIVGSEGTLGIITKASMRIERIPESMEFLSYGFKNISEGIEAARRIMTDRWRPAVIRLYDEADSAKLSSWLNLGVEGVLLIIMCDGKKALTALESSEIAKLCEAVGGKSYGPEIGKMWWDGKYEPFKHGNIPAPPQVFGTTDTCARFEDLEKIYWAKKKVIEEGFSEYKARYTAHFSHWFPWGGMIYDRFYIDNGPEDPQEAIALHDRVWDAAIKASLDNGGSLNEHHGVGLKLGRFMRVQHGAAFDLLLGVKDAWDPDGILNPGKLGFGPPKNGRY
- a CDS encoding FAD-binding oxidoreductase produces the protein MRTRIELTTDQIAALGALVDGRISTNDSVLDLHGRDESAFPPVKPSAVITVHTTQEVSDVLKYCNSHDIPVVAFGAGTSLEGHVLPLFGGISLDLSAMDKILEISPDDLTVRVQAGVKRMALNKKISSDGLFFSVDPGADATIGGMTSTGAAGTTTVRYGSMRENVLKLTAVLADGTIIETGRETRKLSAGYDLTRLIVGSEGTLAIVTEITLRVFGIPEKMAAAVSRFPTLADGVQAAIAVVRSGVAIARCEFLDAQCIKNVNAHDGLNLEEAPTLLFEFHGSPRSVEEDAHVVQEIAAEFGGTNFEWTSEEGARRKLWQARHNAYWAGISAHPGKRAISTDAAVPLSKLAEAVALTEKILSQSAFPFSILGHVADGNFHAFIITDPNKPEELPAVRDLTHHMTDAIIDMGGTCTGEHGIGAGKISSLEKEAGPGSMAVMLSIKKALDPKGILNPGKIFA
- a CDS encoding SDR family NAD(P)-dependent oxidoreductase; protein product: MSTDFQGFNVVITGAGSGIGLAVAKKLKALGAQVFGLDLNAGELDGVGTWIECDIGSDESVTKAFASIAGKVSKIDVLINNAGIGAQGGVEAATTEEWNKVLNINVIGTSRVSAAALPLLRKSTDAAIVNTCSVVATVGLPKRAIYSASKGAILSLTLAMAADLLPEKIRVNCVNPGTAETPWIGRLLSQAADPAKERAALEARQPMGRLVSADEVANAIIYLAHPGQKSTTGTVLAVDGGLHSLNLPK
- a CDS encoding fumarylacetoacetate hydrolase family protein; translated protein: MKIARIGAVGKERAAVISGETVIFVDSIISDWSRSELENGALSKVAAADLSALASEPLGKSRIGAPIQNPTKVICVGLNYLGHIKEANAETPKEPIIFMKAPDSVVGPNDDIVIPPNSEATDYEVELAIVIGKKALYLESPDQAPEHILGYSISQDVSERHWQLERSGQWVKGKSFPTFNPIGPCVVTADEINGSNLRLWCSVDGQMRQDSNTNDLLFGINHIIWYISQFMELCPGDIINTGTPFGVGLGYKPPKYLCAGNVLRTGIEGIGEIESRLVAYSKGGK
- a CDS encoding SMP-30/gluconolactonase/LRE family protein, translating into MNIRAISEVVSDLGEGPIWSPQTNCVTWTDITQNIFHTADIETGATQSFSAPSMVGAIAHTRGGDYVAANQEGFAFVGIDGKFSQLHSFLADDMRMNDGKVDPVGRFWAGSLALSFEAERGSLYVLEKDGSYRSVLDKCTLSNGMGWSPDAHYFYYIDSIPGVLKRFDFDSVQGRISNPIELITFDTSKGIPDGMSVSSDGKIVVALWDGGRVEIYEPDGTKATEIELGVSRPTSCTFGGTDGNVLIVTSASQGIDRSKEGLAGKILAVTGTGLSGLPAHRYG